AAAATTGGAAAGTGCTATTGTGGACAGGCTGAAAAATGCAATTATCACAGACCAACACAGACTTGTCAACCATGTCTCAAATTATATATTGACCTGAGTCTGAAAGGCCTGCAGGCTAATAAATATGAACAGCTACTTACAGTGACCATTTACTGGATTAAAAGCTTAAAAGCCATTATTCTTTTTCTATTCCATTGTTTTCTTAGATGCATATTAGCTTTTGTACATAATTGGACGACATACGTTGTGTATCTGCATAATTTTCAAGCTTTAGTATCTTTGTCTGCTTTTCAATACAGCCATAGGATTGTGCTTTGAGCTGGTTATGAGACGTTGGACTCCTGGGTCCAGAGAGCTGGACATCTCTGCATCAACCAAAATCCACAACTGGCTCAGGGAGCATACACCTCTGAGAACAGTGCCCACAGAGCCCATTTTGCAACTCATCCATGGGTAATACAGGCAGCACCAGATGGGTAGAAGCTAATATTAACACAGTGCCACCATTAATCCACCCTCAGCATGTGGAGACTGCTAGTCCTCCATCTGTGACCACGAATGGCGAACTGACACTGATATATGGATTTCATGATGATGAGAGAGATAAATAAAAGCAGCTGGCTGTCAGTACATGTTAACAATGTGGCACAAgtgattttcctttttgcaAGCACACAAATCTCCAGGGATCCAGTAATGGCTGCTTCTATGGTTAGTTTACCACTTTGATGGAGACAAATACAGCCTCGACAGACCTTTTTTTGCTCGTATCACAGCATAAAAAGGCACAAGTTTAATGAATGATAGGAATGATGGTGGCCTGCACGGTGTTGTGGTGATTAGGACTGTCAGCTCACAGCGGGAAGATTTCTGCTTCAAATCCAGGCTTCTTTGTGAAGTTCGCGTGTTCTCCCAgtgcatgcatgggttctctccaggtactctggcttcctttTCACAGTTCAAAAACATGCTTGTTAGGTAAGTTGTTTAATCTAAACTCATCCTGGGGGTAAGCATGAGTATGAGCTTGTGTGGTTGTTTCTCTCCGTGTGGCCTTGTGATGGATTGGTGACAGTAGACTCCAGTCCCCCTGCCaccctgaattggataaagctgagtttagaaaatggatggatagttataaatgttctatttaatttttttttgtgcctcaGCAAATATTAAAAACAAATCAGCATGCACAGCAGCAGGACCTTCATCTAAGTGGGATGCAGTCATCATTAATACATCATTAATACTTTGCATTTTCTGCTATGACATGTTAAAATCTGTCTGTGAAAAAGGTGTGCTGGGTGCATCGCTATGTCTCCGTCCTGAATTGTAAATTTAGTGGACTGTCAACCCTCTTAGGTCACTCCCCTCACCACTCCTTACTCTCCATTTGATCTGTTATTGTTAACCCTTTTGGTTGTAGATTGATTTTACAGAATTTTCCAATTTTATTCCTTTTTGTTAAAGGCCTCGTTTATTTGAATCATGATGTTGTTCAAGACTGTGGCCAACATTTCCTGTGCCGTGAAAACTGACTTGGCTATGCTAACATTTTAATTAGACTAAATGCCAAAGTGGTGATTGAAGCTGAGAAAATGAGAGGCAGTGATGTAGCCGATAAATATCAGTGATAGTCCATTCAAAGATTTACAGATAACTCATGCACTCTACTGGAGCTGAAATGTTTGCTTTTTAGACTTCACACACCAACAGTCCTCAATGCACCTGTGCAAAAAGCACAGATTTACATTTGAGCTCTATCTCAGAGTAACAATAACACACTTAACTGGGAATTGAACACGTTAATCAAAGAGACTCAtcttacagaataaaataaccAATCAGAATAAAGCTATAGCCTAAGATGTGATGTCAATGCTTACAGGAAGGAATACAACCATTATGTATTCAAAACAGAGACTTTAATCagcaagttgtttttttttaaatcagaaaacATTTTACTATAAGATTTTATTCAAGAAATCTTTCTCTCACAGAAATACTTAAAGATATAGAGAACATACTTTTGCAGTGCAGCACTAACTGTTTCTTCAGAACCTGTGAACATTGTAACTGTTAAGTTTATGAAAATATTAATAATGCTATACACTTAATATTAAACACAGTTGGATTTCATAAACTATTGATCTATATAACTCGTTTGCAGAGTGCAAGAAGTTATTAAGTTACTTGAATAAAATTAGCCTTACCACACACACGTGTTTCAGTTGAAACTTTTATATTCACACCGTTAAGTTACTATTGAGAATATTTGCAGGTATTCGCAACATCCTTAAATTATCAAAAGTCCACACCATGTGGACTATTTCAACAACTAGCATGTTGTTTAACTGAGAGAGAAAGCTACAAAACTCAGGTAATATCCATGTAGACACATGAAGACGATTCAAACACCGAACTTAAAGGCCTTAGTTCCCCAGCAGGTTTGAATCCAGAACCTTCCTGCTCTGAAGCAGCAATACTGATCACTGCATTATCATGCTTACCTTGTCTGTCTCTGTATTGTAAAAAATCCTCTACATCACAGAGACTGTTATTAAATATGCCAGCAGGAGTCAGTATTTTTCAATTTAGATCATTTGCTGTCTCCAGTTCATTACCCGACAAGGACACCGAAAGTAATTTTAGACTTTTAAGGCATGCCATCTCATGAATATAAGTAACTAACTCTGTTTACATTGACTCATCTCATGTAtgtttttatacatatatatataaatttaatACCTTGATAACTTTTTTACAGTATCTACCACTTATTTTTTACAAGATAATAAACAAAGCATGACTATCCCTTTTACATTGTGCACATATAACAAGATATCCTCGTGTAAATAGAGGCTCACAATGTTGGATGTAAACCCATAAAAAATGCCCTTCATCCAACTTCTCCATAAAGGGAGCAACAACAGTTACGCTGCTCTGAGATTTACACGAGGAATGACAGAGTTGAAGAACCGGTTTGTCAGTGATTGTTCCCTTTCAAAGAGGTTGTTCCAGTCTGTGCGCACTGAGGTGCTGAGGTCATTTTACAGAGGAATGGAAAGCACTGCTCTTTATTCTAACTGTATTTGAAAAAGACATCCGGAGTCGGTCtgattagataaaaaaaaaaaactactaatTTAGATAACAGAAAGACACGTGGGTTACTTGAATTTGCCCTCTGTCCATGCTGAATTCTCCTCAGTACCAGTATAAgtcctttttctccacatgCCGCCCTAACAAAGAGGAGACACACACAAAGCAGTGTCAAACAGCTCTTACAGGTCAACATAACCAAATTGAATTAAGTTCTTATGACTGTATGTTATCATTTTTCCCACACAGTACTATTTGTCATCGCAAGGTTGGGAAAATTGCTGAACTGTTACCAAGAAATCAGGAAGTCATTAACATATGATCAACAATGCCTACCAAAAAGTACCAAAATAACCCCACGCAGGATTTGACAATGATAGTCTGTGTGTTGTGAAATTTTTAGTTACTGTATAACTACAAACCTGCACACTGACCACTTAATGAATGAATAATCCAAATGCACAAAACAAATTTCAATCTGGTCTCTTCAAATCATGCAACTATGTGTATGAATGCTTAAGCTTGTTTAGAATGTTTAAAACTAGTGTCTGTTAATATTAATGTGACTGGGGTCATACAACCTCATGCTATACCCCCAGCTGACCCTCACTGATGACACTATGAGGCCTTATTTATTCCCCATAGGCCATTTACAACTGTTAAAACAGTCAAATATTTCTCCTTTAACAATTatgatttacttaaaaaagtaAACTGAGTGTATTTACAGAAAACTCACATGTATCTAATTGTGTTCATCATTACAGTAATCAAAAAATTCTCATTAAGTAATTATGATGAAATTTCATTATAAATTCAAAAATGTTCTGAATATGATTCAGAATTTTGTCAACGAAGGTGTTCTTAGACCTGAAGAGCCTTTAGGTTAATGATACTAGTTTGGTGTTTTTGTAGAGTTTGCATTGCAGCTGCAGTATTACCAGTCTCAAAGCCCACAGGAGGGTCTGCAGACTCTCTGAACCCCTGAGGCACTGTCCAGCTGGGTGGTGGTTCTGGCTTAGAGTTGGAAACTGTGCTGGGTCCCATCTCAGGCCGGTCACTGTGCAGCAGGTTGAGGAGGGATGTGGCGTATTGTTGTCCGGTGAGACTCAGCTCCCCTGAGGACAGAGAGCACATGATGGTCGGCAGCCCTGAAGCCTCTCCCGTCCTGCTAGTGAACGAGTGCCAGGAGCCAGGAGAGTCGGCTGTGGAGCTGAGGGCCACGATACGTCTCGCTACAGCGGGATCCTGTGACCCAGAGAAACACACGGCAGCACCGTCTTGACAGGATCTCCCATCCTCtgcagaggaaaaagaaagaaaccatGCAGTGAGGATGAGCTGATAGTTCGTCATATTTGTTGTCAGGTGACATGTTGTTGATTCTTCTCACCCGTTTTGATAGTTTTACGgattttctttgtctttcctGCTGGTTCCTTTGCCTTACAGACTTTGCTGAGAGCACGCGTGAAGTGAGCATCCACCATGCTGTTAATATCTCCCTGGAAGTAAGTCAGGAGGACACTGTGAGAATGCCCCTCCACCTTTACAGCGATTGGACTACCTGTTCTTTCCTCCATCAGTCAGCTGACACTGAAAACAAGGTAATGCAGAATCATCAGAAAATGCTCACTGCCAGTGTCCTCTCTATGTAATTTATCACGAGTTATAATTATAAACTAAATCGCATGTGGCAAAAGagttgttatttttgttgtatttgcaGTCACAAAATACAACATAAACCTTAATGTCACAACTTTGGTTTGAAGgtttatttgaaaaataaatctttcagcatctttcctcttttcTGTTGGTGAAGAAAAATGGTCTACACACACAATATGATGTGAAATGCATTTATATACCCAGTAAACTTAActtaaaactaaacaaaagtTGCACAGTGTGCAAACGTAAATGATTTTCAACCTGTTAACTGCCATATAAGTAACTTGCTTCTCTTACCTGGCCTGATGATTGACCGAAGGTGACCAGGGAGTACAATCTTGCATTGACTGGtttgtcaaagaaaaaaagcccgAAATTgttaggggaaaaaaagcctCTTTGCGTCAGTTAAAGAATCAATCTTCGTAGTTTTTGCTTTCTTCCTTTCTTCTATAAGGAGAATGTTTCCTTCACAGAGCCTCCGAAGTTTCTGCATGAATTAGGCTGGGAGGGCGGAAGCTATGATCAGAATGTTAACCAGCAAGTTCCTCCAGAAACTCAGTGAGGACTCTTTGAAACATTCCTCAGTCAAACAGTCAAGTAGTTACACACAGTTTGAAAGCCGCTGATTTTGTTATTAAGTCTATTGGATCTCTATATCTGAAGAGCCCATTGCCATTATGGCGCCTGCAGCTGACTTGTGGTTCCTCTAAAACCAACTGCAATAATTCGGCTAAATTTGTTTCTATGATTATATTCTCTA
Above is a genomic segment from Odontesthes bonariensis isolate fOdoBon6 chromosome 13, fOdoBon6.hap1, whole genome shotgun sequence containing:
- the vgll1 gene encoding transcription cofactor vestigial-like protein 1; the encoded protein is MEERTGSPIAVKVEGHSHSVLLTYFQGDINSMVDAHFTRALSKVCKAKEPAGKTKKIRKTIKTEDGRSCQDGAAVCFSGSQDPAVARRIVALSSTADSPGSWHSFTSRTGEASGLPTIMCSLSSGELSLTGQQYATSLLNLLHSDRPEMGPSTVSNSKPEPPPSWTVPQGFRESADPPVGFETGRHVEKKDLYWY